From Malaya genurostris strain Urasoe2022 chromosome 2, Malgen_1.1, whole genome shotgun sequence:
ttttaataTTTGAACCTATAATctaattgaattctgaaacaaaacttttcacCTGAAATTAAGTTCAAAACTCAGTTgaaccagaatccagattctgaAATTCAGACTTAGGATTTTGTACCAGATTCAAATCCAAAGTTCACTGAAATTATGAGTTACTCACATTGTTGAGCATTTAATcagaaattgctgatcatatttctgatgacatTGAAAAAGACTTGTATTGTTGCGATTAGTAAAACTTGAGACACCCATTCTCCATacggcgaattttgaaaaggcgttccATATTAAAGTAAGACGTGTTCATgtcaaaagtggaaaaaatgagtaACTATTTATTTCGCCAGAAAAATAtaacattaaattaaatttaattccaGCCCTGATGGTATTCCGTCATTAGTGTTGAAGACATGCTGCAGAAGTCTCTTAGTACCTTTGACAAAGCTGTTCTACATATCTCTCCAACTTGGATTTTTCCCGAATCTTGGAAAAACTCGTACGTTTTTCCCGTTTATAAGTAAGGCGATAAATTCCACATTTCAAACTATCGAGGAATTGCCGTATTAtgttcagtttgaaaattatttgaaataatagtACTGGACTTCGTAACTCACAACTGTTACACTATCcgatactcaacacggtttcatgcctaaacgGTCTACGTCCGTTacttcatcattcatcgtgagctccagcgttcctcagggaagccatgtTGGACCGTTTATGTTTCTACTATATCCAAATGAATTTTTCAAGCTGTTTAATctcatcaaagatctgaaagacACAGATTTCTTGCAGgtacagttggatgtattttctaactggtgcaatGTTAACAGAATGGTACTGAATTcctctaaatgctccgttatctccttctctcgtgaACGAATCACGATCACGTATGATTATACTATTTTACAGGCGGTACGAAACCGCGAGACATCAATCGAGGAACCAGGAGTGATATTGGATACAAAACTTAACTTctaagatcacatagaataaaCCTGCTCCAAAGCACTCAAGACgctaggtttcatctttcgcaaatcagaaaatttcaataacatagacggcttgaaatcgttatattgcgctctacgctcgagtatgctgttgttgtctgggtaataataataataataataataatagtaataataataataataataataataataataataataataataataataataataataataataataataataataataataataataataataataataataataataataataataataataataataataataataataataataataataataataataataatactaaataaacaaataaatacacCATCTCAAGGCTGTCGACTCTTCCCATATTCTCCGCATACAAAATTTTGTCTTACtaatatgctcctaaacaataaCGTAACTAACTTTCGTCGATAGAAATGAATTATACTATCGATAAACTCATCAGATCGGGTTGCCGGAACAATACTGTCGAATCCCGCAAATTGATAATCACAGCACGAAGGTAGCAACCCCGGGTAAGTGTTCTATTTATGATTGCGCAAAATCGGTCGAAAACATGGGCGTTGTTGAGCCACGGGCAAACGTTCATGTTTAGCGGGCGGAAAAGCAAACAAAACATAACGAAAGTCGCGACTAATTGGGTGGGTGAGTTTCCAGAGCAGCCGGGGAGATACCGCTCGCTGTGCGCTGACTGATCTCGTGAACCGGCTCAATGCTGATGACGAAACTTCGGTGGCACGGCTCCGGTAATCATAGAACTCACGACGAACAAGTTGCAGTTTTCGTCTGGAGTTTTAAAGAACTAACCATTTTTTTCTGGGCAGTGGCTTTAGAACACCCTTTTCTGTGGTCTCTGTCTGGTAGGGCCACTGTTGTATATAAGTACGAAATGAGACCAATTTCGGGTGCAGTTTGCAGTTAACTTCTAGCGGTACGGTACTGAATGCTCTTTTGTGGAAGTTGTTGAGCTGAACTGTCAGTGGTTCTTGGAAAAGAACATTAAAATGTTCAAAGCTTTGGTGCTGATTAGTGTGATAATAGTTGTAAGTGGGCAAACTAAATCATCTGCAAAGTTGAAAGAAATTCCCATAATTTCACATGAAAATGTTTTGGAAGTAGATGGAAAGTTCAGATATAGGTAACCAATGTGGCATTAATTAACCGGTTAGTTCAAGCGTGATTCGTTTTCCAGTTACGAAGGTGGTGACGGAACTCGTGCAGCCCAGGATGGCCAGCAGATTTTCGTGAACAACCAAGCAGGAACGGCATCCCAGGGACAGTACACGTATCAGGTGTGACTGCTAGCGCTGTAGTATTTCTGTCGATAGACCCTGAAAGTTTTCTATCTATACTTTTACAGGGTGACGATGGAAAAACTTACAGTGTTTCctacacagccgatgaaaatGGATACCGCCCTTCAGCGGAACATCTGCCGACACCGCCTCCCGTGCCGGCTCCGATAGCTCGAGCGTTGGCATATCTCGCAACGCTGCCGCCTAAAAAGGAAAACCAGAGAAAGTTCTGAACACGCCGGAAACTGTCTGGATAATATTGTGATAAGTTGCACTAGAATAAAATGAATCGACACAGTTTTTAAACGTAATACAGTGCTGTCATTTGTTCCAGTTGTAAAGATCTTAAACGTACTAAAATTCACAAGTAGAGAGATTAACTTACCGTTGAGCATGAAAAATTTGAACGAAATATGAGCGATTAAATGTTTTGTAAGAATATGCCGGTGACATTGGTTGAATTTGACAAACTAAAACTGAATATATTGATTATATAAGTATCTATATTGTTGGATTCAGTAAATCtatataaaaacaaaatcagtTTTAACTCTCGTACAATTGATTCGATTATTTTAATACACTACATTCTTAATTCATCTTTttcaataagaaaaaaaaaacatttttcatttgtgATCTAGAGTAGCAAATATATACGATTTGACTtaacttttgaaagtttttagaAATCAGTAAATCATGACCGAATAAAtacggggacgggtatagcgtgatgggatagttgatgcctttcacgcagcccgcctgggttcgattcccaaccccgcacatagggtcagaaagattttctggtccgaagaggcgaatgacctaagtgGAACAAATGGCAATAGTCATCCGAGATCCTTGAGATAATCAATCCTCTAAATGAGTTCTTAAGTCTCTCTAAAACTCCTGTTACACGCATATTCTCGTCGATGGAAAAAAATTCTGCGGATGTGAGACTTGTTCTGCGACTTTCAGATTGTCCAGTGTTCATGCTACAGGTGTGCCAGTTAATAATTTTTCAAGGAATGTCTCTACAAACAGAGATTAGTCAGTTTTTGCTGTAGTATCACGTTCCAAATAAAAAAACagctttccggagatggagttcagctttttttttgttttgctcactaaaccaacgatggtgGTGGCAAagctcttattttgccccgggcgtcaaatttcctcggtacgccactgtgtTTTGTCAATTACAAatagcgatgaatggagcgctgttCGTGCGCctcttgcaccctgggacgcatagccatacgctacaactccaggcactcaagcaatagtttcggacaaatcttccattccggtgttataactaactgtatagagatgagaaaatatcaacacaatgaaacacattgtgtgagaaaccgtcgtgggcagaatgtgacaacttcttgtaactttacttttgcggttcggatagtaaatggcaaacgacctttgcctttactttctgacatatcagagactcggatgactcgtatcgctaagatgcctaagttcgactcctctggtagaaggtaaaagtttagatacgagaagccatctgcttacttaaatgacccttgtcacgtctcacttttccgcactttattcttcacatccttgctcttccttgagtactatggctctataatttcatattctttctcttcttataatctctagttagtttgatatcgttaaaaaccgaaaaaattacaaattagtGTCATATACATGTAGTGCTTTGAACATGTCGAAATTCATACCAAGTACAGATAATTTGCAAGAAGGTTGTGATTCATCGTTTTGTTCTGAAAAAAAGGCTTCTGAATAATATCGGATCCTTGTTAAAcctatgacgcttgagggaagatcatgcacacgcacttctgtagctctatcttccatatatactggaatgttgtacttaatgttttcgtgcttcacatagtgcatattgttattgtcttttgtgaattgaattgcatcaaactctttattaaactggatgtaaacaacattatttgactTATTgcgttgaagtaaatgcacacgtttaatgtcaagatgcatttgc
This genomic window contains:
- the LOC131426910 gene encoding endocuticle structural glycoprotein SgAbd-3 — its product is MFKALVLISVIIVVSGQTKSSAKLKEIPIISHENVLEVDGKFRYSYEGGDGTRAAQDGQQIFVNNQAGTASQGQYTYQGDDGKTYSVSYTADENGYRPSAEHLPTPPPVPAPIARALAYLATLPPKKENQRKF